In a genomic window of Bradyrhizobium ontarionense:
- a CDS encoding HdeD family acid-resistance protein — MTLPQDTIPPELERMRSAMSAAVRAHWKAFLIEGILLAVLGLAAMILPWAASLAVTIFLGWMFLISGIAGLALTFWARGMPGFWWSLLSAALAIVAGIILIAQPVQGTVTLTVVIGIYFLAEGVATIMYALEHRRELSGRWSWLAASGVVDIVIAGIIISGLPGTALWAIGLLVGINLLFGGLSMIGMALAARNG, encoded by the coding sequence ATGACCCTTCCCCAGGATACGATTCCCCCCGAGCTCGAGCGCATGAGGTCCGCGATGAGCGCGGCGGTCCGCGCGCATTGGAAGGCCTTCCTGATCGAAGGCATCCTGCTCGCCGTTCTCGGGCTGGCCGCGATGATACTGCCCTGGGCGGCCAGCCTTGCCGTGACGATCTTCCTCGGCTGGATGTTCCTGATCTCGGGCATCGCGGGGCTTGCGCTGACCTTCTGGGCGCGCGGGATGCCTGGCTTCTGGTGGTCGCTGCTATCGGCCGCGCTCGCGATCGTCGCCGGCATCATCCTGATCGCACAGCCGGTGCAGGGCACCGTGACGCTCACAGTCGTCATCGGCATCTATTTCCTGGCCGAGGGCGTGGCCACCATCATGTACGCGCTGGAGCATCGGCGTGAATTGTCCGGGCGCTGGTCGTGGCTCGCGGCCTCAGGCGTCGTCGACATCGTCATCGCCGGCATCATCATCTCCGGCCTGCCCGGCACGGCACTCTGGGCGATCGGCCTCCTGGTCGGCATCAATCTCCTGTTCGGCGGACTGTCGATGATCGGCATGGCGCTCGCGGCACGGAACGGCTGA
- a CDS encoding citrate-proton symporter, producing MQTKSRTAMIAAIAGNAMEWYDFTVFALMTPVIKTLFFPVDPKVPGSEINALLLTTALFGTGFFMRPVGGLALGYFGDRHGRKAAMTLGMALMGLSVALLALTPTYATAGFAAPFIVLIARLLQGFSVGGEFGTSTAYLIEAAPPGRTGFFGSWQIAGQLMANALGATLGAGITMIFTQEQINAGAWRIPFIVGLLIVPILFVMRTKLVEPEAFVRVKSAGHGDRFVAALKHPGRNYLIGMGMVVASAVSFYVTFGYTVTYAKDVLKLPLMQSFLVQLIAAVVMTIVVPIAGAVSDRYPRKPLLLVSLAGYFVLLYPLYAWVIAAPSIGRLLVCQVVIGCFSAFFLGVYCTTLVELFPVRVRSTSLSIVNNVAVLISGGFAQFFVTWLIALTHSPLAPIFYVMIGVGLGLIAVIAMRGDPRDAVTATETVTASS from the coding sequence ATGCAGACGAAGAGCAGGACGGCCATGATCGCGGCAATCGCCGGCAACGCGATGGAGTGGTACGACTTCACGGTGTTCGCGCTGATGACGCCGGTCATCAAGACCCTGTTCTTTCCGGTCGACCCCAAGGTGCCGGGAAGCGAGATCAACGCGCTGCTGCTGACGACGGCGCTGTTCGGCACCGGCTTCTTCATGCGTCCGGTCGGCGGCCTCGCGCTCGGCTATTTCGGCGACAGGCACGGCCGCAAGGCGGCGATGACGCTCGGCATGGCGCTGATGGGCCTGTCGGTCGCGCTGCTGGCGCTGACGCCGACCTATGCCACGGCCGGCTTCGCCGCGCCCTTCATCGTGCTGATCGCGCGCCTCCTGCAGGGCTTCTCGGTCGGCGGCGAGTTCGGCACCTCGACCGCCTATCTGATCGAGGCGGCCCCGCCCGGCCGCACCGGCTTCTTCGGCTCCTGGCAGATCGCCGGCCAATTGATGGCCAACGCGCTCGGCGCGACGCTCGGCGCCGGCATCACGATGATCTTCACCCAGGAGCAGATCAACGCCGGGGCCTGGCGCATTCCCTTCATCGTCGGCCTCCTGATCGTGCCGATCCTGTTCGTGATGCGGACCAAGCTGGTCGAGCCCGAGGCGTTCGTCCGCGTCAAATCCGCAGGCCATGGCGACCGCTTCGTGGCGGCGCTCAAGCACCCCGGCCGCAACTATCTGATCGGCATGGGCATGGTGGTCGCCAGCGCCGTGTCGTTCTACGTCACCTTCGGCTACACCGTGACCTATGCCAAGGACGTGCTGAAGCTGCCGCTGATGCAGAGCTTCCTGGTGCAGCTGATCGCCGCCGTGGTGATGACCATTGTGGTGCCGATCGCCGGCGCCGTGTCTGACCGCTACCCGCGCAAGCCGCTGTTGCTGGTCTCGCTCGCCGGCTATTTCGTGCTGCTGTATCCGCTGTACGCCTGGGTCATCGCCGCGCCGTCGATCGGCAGGCTGTTGGTCTGCCAGGTCGTGATCGGCTGCTTCAGTGCATTCTTCCTCGGCGTCTATTGCACCACCCTGGTCGAGCTGTTTCCGGTCCGCGTGCGCTCCACCTCGCTGTCCATCGTCAACAACGTCGCGGTGCTGATCTCAGGTGGCTTCGCGCAGTTCTTCGTGACGTGGCTGATCGCGCTCACCCATTCGCCCCTCGCCCCGATCTTCTACGTGATGATCGGCGTAGGCCTCGGCCTGATCGCGGTGATCGCGATGCGCGGCGACCCACGCGATGCCGTCACTGCAACGGAAACCGTGACCGCAAGCAGCTGA
- the efp gene encoding elongation factor P, protein MKVIASSIRKGNVIEQDGKLYVVVTAENIHPGKGTPVSQIEMRRISDGVKISERYKTTDQVEKATIEERNFTFLYEDADGFHFMNPESYDQVQVPKDVVGSQAAYLQENMTVKLSMHDVVPVSITLPQRVTLEVMETEPVTKGQTASSSYKPAVLSNGVRTGVPAHITVGTRIVVMTEDGSYCERAKD, encoded by the coding sequence TTGAAAGTCATCGCCAGCTCTATTCGCAAGGGTAACGTCATTGAGCAAGATGGAAAGCTCTATGTCGTCGTGACCGCCGAGAACATCCATCCGGGCAAGGGCACGCCGGTCAGCCAGATCGAAATGCGCCGAATCAGCGATGGTGTGAAGATCTCCGAGCGCTACAAGACCACCGACCAGGTCGAGAAGGCGACGATCGAAGAACGCAACTTCACCTTTCTCTACGAAGATGCCGACGGCTTCCACTTCATGAACCCGGAGAGCTACGATCAGGTCCAGGTTCCGAAGGACGTCGTCGGCTCGCAGGCGGCCTATCTGCAGGAGAACATGACCGTCAAGCTGTCGATGCACGACGTGGTGCCGGTGTCGATCACGCTGCCGCAGCGCGTCACGCTCGAGGTGATGGAAACCGAGCCGGTCACCAAGGGTCAGACCGCGTCGTCCTCCTACAAGCCCGCCGTGCTCTCCAACGGTGTCCGCACCGGGGTGCCGGCGCACATCACCGTCGGCACCCGCATCGTCGTCATGACCGAGGACGGCTCCTATTGCGAGCGCGCCAAGGACTGA
- a CDS encoding protein-L-isoaspartate O-methyltransferase family protein — protein sequence MAARRWYAEDLRCKTPVLRNLRVIDAFAAVPREPFVGPGPWRIIPYPYQEPFVTPDSDPRWLYHDVLVSIDPSRNLNNGMPSFWARNFEHLDIAGGERVLQIGAGTGYYSAVLAEIVGPTGHVTAVEIDPGLAVRARDNLTPWPQVDVVPSDGRTTGAGAFDLVIVFAGCTHPAPQWLDGLVEAGRLLLPLTTDTWSGFLLRATRRGKSFVASSLGGVSIYPCVDGRDEHASQLLKAALEGLAAGEVPINALHIGDPSPADAERVWYQAPGSWLERKTAAPDVAAQTD from the coding sequence TTGGCGGCGCGCCGTTGGTATGCCGAAGATCTGCGCTGCAAGACCCCGGTGCTGCGCAACCTGCGCGTGATCGACGCCTTCGCCGCTGTCCCGCGCGAGCCGTTTGTCGGCCCCGGTCCCTGGCGTATCATTCCATACCCCTACCAGGAGCCGTTCGTGACCCCGGACAGCGACCCGCGCTGGCTCTATCACGATGTTCTGGTCTCGATCGACCCCAGCCGCAATCTCAACAATGGCATGCCCAGCTTCTGGGCACGCAATTTCGAACACCTCGACATCGCCGGCGGCGAACGCGTGCTGCAGATCGGCGCCGGGACCGGCTACTATTCGGCCGTCCTCGCCGAGATCGTCGGCCCCACCGGTCACGTCACGGCCGTCGAGATCGATCCGGGTCTGGCGGTTCGGGCTCGTGACAATCTGACACCCTGGCCGCAGGTCGACGTGGTCCCGAGCGATGGCCGCACGACGGGCGCCGGCGCATTCGACCTCGTGATCGTGTTCGCAGGCTGCACGCACCCTGCCCCGCAATGGCTCGATGGTCTGGTCGAAGCCGGCCGGCTGCTGCTGCCGCTCACCACCGACACATGGTCGGGATTTCTGCTGCGAGCGACCCGGCGGGGCAAATCGTTCGTGGCCTCATCGCTCGGCGGGGTCAGCATCTACCCCTGCGTGGACGGCCGCGACGAACACGCCAGCCAACTATTGAAAGCCGCGCTCGAGGGCCTGGCGGCGGGCGAGGTCCCGATCAACGCCCTGCACATCGGCGATCCCTCACCCGCCGACGCCGAGCGGGTCTGGTATCAGGCACCGGGCTCCTGGCTCGAGCGTAAGACGGCGGCGCCGGACGTGGCCGCGCAAACGGACTGA
- a CDS encoding lysine-2,3-aminomutase-like protein, with product MNRIERPATLRSAADLVANPAEQPVLERVAQRYAVAVTTHLADLIDTNDPDDPIARQFVPSPHELNAGPGERGDPIGDDTHAPVPGIVHRYPDRVLLKLVHVCAVYCRFCFRREMVGPGKDNALSDEAYRGAIDYIRGRAEIWEVILTGGDPLMLSPRRLKEIMADLAAIDHVKIIRIHTRLPVADPQRITPALVDALRVQGAATWVALHANHPRELSTEVRAACARLVDAGIPLVSQSVLLRGVNDDAATLEALMRAFVETRIKPYYLHHGDLAPGTAHLRTTLAHGQELIRALRGRVSGLCQPDYVLDIPGGYGKAPAGPQYISAEDSVEQDHAAGAQTRYRVIDYCGEAHLYPPAGE from the coding sequence ATGAACAGAATCGAACGTCCTGCGACTCTGCGGAGCGCCGCGGATCTCGTCGCGAACCCGGCCGAGCAGCCGGTGTTGGAGCGTGTGGCGCAGCGCTATGCGGTCGCAGTGACCACGCATCTGGCCGACCTGATCGATACCAACGATCCCGATGATCCAATCGCGCGCCAGTTCGTGCCGAGCCCCCACGAGCTGAACGCAGGTCCCGGCGAGCGCGGCGATCCGATCGGTGACGATACGCATGCGCCGGTCCCGGGCATCGTGCACCGCTACCCGGATCGCGTGCTGCTCAAGCTCGTTCATGTCTGCGCGGTGTATTGCCGCTTCTGCTTCCGCCGCGAGATGGTCGGACCCGGCAAGGACAACGCGCTGTCGGACGAGGCCTATCGCGGGGCGATCGACTACATCCGCGGCCGAGCCGAGATCTGGGAGGTCATCCTCACCGGCGGCGATCCCCTGATGCTGTCGCCGCGCCGGCTGAAGGAGATCATGGCCGATCTCGCCGCGATCGATCACGTCAAGATCATCCGAATCCACACGCGACTGCCGGTCGCCGATCCCCAGCGCATCACCCCCGCGCTGGTCGATGCGCTCAGGGTGCAGGGCGCGGCGACCTGGGTCGCGCTGCACGCCAATCATCCGCGCGAGCTGAGCACGGAGGTACGCGCCGCCTGCGCGCGGCTGGTCGACGCCGGAATTCCGCTCGTGAGCCAGTCCGTGCTGCTGCGCGGGGTCAATGACGATGCAGCGACATTGGAGGCCCTGATGCGCGCCTTCGTCGAGACCCGTATCAAGCCGTATTACCTGCACCACGGCGACCTCGCGCCGGGCACGGCGCATCTGCGCACGACCTTGGCGCACGGGCAGGAGCTGATTCGGGCGTTGCGTGGCCGAGTCTCCGGCCTGTGCCAGCCGGACTACGTGCTCGACATTCCCGGCGGCTATGGCAAGGCGCCGGCGGGGCCGCAATACATCAGTGCCGAGGATTCTGTTGAGCAGGATCATGCGGCGGGTGCGCAAACGCGCTATCGTGTGATTGACTATTGCGGCGAGGCGCACCTCTATCCGCCCGCTGGCGAATGA
- a CDS encoding 3-deoxy-7-phosphoheptulonate synthase has protein sequence MLSTTDDLRIKEIKELSTPAEVMGEIPRTLTATRVVMAARNAIHAILTGTDDRLLVIVGPCSIHDPDAAVDYAARLAALRERLADRLEVVMRVYFEKPRTTVGWKGLINDPDLDNSFDINKGLRLARNVLSAVNNLGLPAATEFLDMTTPQYIADLVAWAAIGARTTESQIHRELASGLSCPVGFKNGTDGNIRIATDAVKSAAHPHHFMAVTKGGRSGIAATTGNEDCHIILRGGSGPNYDAAHVEQAAVELVASGLPARLMIDTSHANSSKKPENQPLVAADVARQLADGEQRIMGVMVESHLVAGRQDVRPGVPLTYGQSITDGCIGWDTTVEVLEQLADAVAARRATGCDKLHERSA, from the coding sequence GTGCTGAGTACGACAGACGATCTTCGCATCAAGGAAATCAAGGAATTGAGCACGCCTGCGGAGGTGATGGGCGAGATTCCGCGCACCCTCACCGCCACGCGTGTCGTGATGGCGGCGCGCAACGCGATCCACGCCATCCTCACCGGCACCGATGACCGGCTGCTGGTGATCGTCGGCCCCTGCTCGATCCATGATCCCGACGCCGCAGTCGACTATGCCGCGCGCCTCGCGGCCCTGCGCGAGCGCCTTGCCGACAGGCTCGAGGTCGTGATGCGGGTCTATTTCGAGAAGCCGCGGACGACCGTCGGCTGGAAAGGCCTGATCAACGATCCGGATCTCGACAACTCCTTCGACATCAACAAAGGCCTGCGGCTCGCCCGCAACGTGCTGTCCGCCGTCAACAATCTCGGCCTGCCGGCCGCAACCGAATTCCTGGACATGACGACGCCGCAATACATCGCGGACCTGGTCGCCTGGGCCGCCATCGGCGCGCGCACGACCGAGAGCCAGATCCATCGCGAGCTCGCCTCCGGCCTGTCCTGCCCGGTCGGCTTCAAGAACGGCACCGACGGCAACATCCGCATCGCCACCGACGCGGTCAAATCGGCCGCCCATCCGCATCACTTCATGGCGGTGACCAAGGGCGGGCGCTCCGGCATTGCGGCCACCACCGGCAATGAGGATTGCCACATCATCCTGCGCGGCGGCAGCGGCCCCAACTACGATGCCGCCCATGTCGAGCAGGCTGCAGTCGAGCTGGTCGCCTCCGGCCTGCCGGCGCGGCTGATGATCGATACCAGCCATGCCAATTCGAGCAAGAAGCCGGAGAACCAACCTCTCGTCGCCGCCGACGTCGCGCGCCAGCTGGCCGACGGCGAGCAGCGCATCATGGGCGTGATGGTCGAGAGCCATCTCGTCGCCGGACGGCAGGACGTGCGGCCGGGCGTGCCGCTGACCTACGGCCAGAGCATCACCGACGGTTGTATCGGCTGGGACACGACGGTCGAGGTGCTGGAGCAGCTCGCCGACGCGGTCGCTGCCCGGCGGGCCACGGGCTGCGACAAGTTGCACGAACGCTCGGCGTAA
- a CDS encoding PrsW family glutamic-type intramembrane protease, whose amino-acid sequence MAYLPSQMNLLEALPTVIGTAAIAPALLILWLVVAAGDNSGPPLKIWTAFLLGAASVLLLGIVRAPFRDIGLSLEAPWAAQLTRVLFSVAIPEEIAKIAVIAAISSRRRQFGNAMDTVFYGAAVGLGFAAYENLAYLVQHAEMWRSLAALRSVLTVPFHGALGIIAGAYLAIARAGTALGAHRHNRDWARMSSWALVVAAPVALHAAFDYPLLMLQRVPDLDPIVRLWLGGASVLIGFSSIGVAIRLVRKVAHHHTPRTDLARARLSQLRRMWALLLLGGAAGFIGLGFVLTSIRHWLLNPDRNVTMVLVPLGLTAILLGAALLIVTTTIYILGRNRMRTTA is encoded by the coding sequence ATGGCCTACCTGCCTTCCCAAATGAACCTGCTCGAAGCCCTTCCCACCGTGATCGGGACCGCGGCCATTGCGCCCGCGCTCCTGATCCTGTGGCTCGTGGTCGCCGCGGGTGACAATTCTGGTCCGCCGCTCAAGATCTGGACCGCGTTCCTGCTTGGAGCCGCCAGCGTGCTGTTGCTCGGCATCGTGCGGGCGCCGTTTCGCGACATCGGATTGTCGCTGGAGGCCCCCTGGGCGGCGCAGCTGACCCGGGTCTTGTTCAGCGTCGCCATCCCCGAGGAGATCGCGAAAATCGCGGTGATTGCCGCGATCTCGTCGCGGCGCCGGCAATTCGGCAATGCCATGGATACGGTGTTCTACGGCGCCGCCGTGGGCCTCGGCTTCGCAGCCTACGAGAACCTCGCTTATCTGGTCCAGCATGCCGAGATGTGGCGCTCGCTGGCGGCGCTGCGCAGCGTGCTGACCGTACCATTCCACGGCGCGCTCGGCATCATCGCCGGCGCCTATCTCGCGATCGCGCGCGCCGGAACGGCGCTCGGCGCCCACCGCCATAATCGCGACTGGGCGCGGATGTCGAGCTGGGCGCTGGTGGTGGCTGCGCCCGTCGCCCTGCATGCCGCCTTCGATTATCCGCTCCTGATGCTGCAGAGGGTGCCAGATCTGGACCCGATCGTGCGGCTCTGGCTCGGCGGCGCCAGCGTGCTGATCGGATTCTCCTCGATCGGGGTCGCCATCCGCCTGGTCCGGAAAGTCGCTCATCACCACACGCCGCGCACCGACCTCGCGCGAGCCCGGCTGAGCCAGCTGCGCCGAATGTGGGCGCTGCTGCTGCTCGGCGGTGCCGCGGGCTTCATCGGGCTCGGATTCGTGCTGACCTCGATCCGGCACTGGCTGCTCAACCCCGACCGCAACGTCACGATGGTGCTGGTTCCACTGGGACTGACGGCGATACTGCTCGGCGCCGCCCTATTGATTGTCACGACGACGATCTACATTCTCGGCCGCAACCGGATGCGAACGACAGCTTGA
- a CDS encoding outer membrane protein, whose product MLKIGSILAVVSTVTCAHAADLPLKAVTKAPAVASFSWTGCFIGGQLGAAISDDKIRSSGDFSSVGVAAGGQIGCDYQLASPWVVGIEARASWLGLTSDTQGRLTDFATGLTVPSHFTVRNDLLASTTARLGYGFASGWLAYARGGAAWTREKSDIVFALPGRPTVDPRGSRIVSGWTAGAGVEWAFAQHWSANLEYNFYSFGDNAFRLTDANAFATGSLKDRINTVNIGLNYRF is encoded by the coding sequence ATGTTGAAGATCGGTTCGATCCTGGCGGTTGTGTCCACCGTGACGTGTGCGCATGCGGCCGACCTCCCGCTCAAGGCTGTCACGAAGGCGCCCGCTGTGGCGAGCTTCTCCTGGACCGGCTGTTTCATCGGCGGTCAACTCGGAGCGGCGATCAGCGACGACAAGATCCGAAGCTCCGGCGATTTCAGTTCTGTTGGTGTTGCAGCGGGTGGACAGATCGGTTGCGACTATCAGCTTGCATCGCCCTGGGTGGTCGGGATCGAGGCGCGAGCGTCCTGGCTGGGCCTGACGAGCGACACACAAGGCCGGCTGACGGATTTTGCAACGGGGCTGACCGTGCCCTCGCACTTCACCGTGCGCAATGATCTCCTGGCCTCCACCACCGCACGCCTCGGCTACGGTTTCGCAAGCGGTTGGCTGGCCTATGCCAGAGGTGGTGCGGCCTGGACGCGCGAAAAATCCGATATTGTGTTCGCGCTTCCGGGGCGCCCGACCGTCGACCCGAGAGGGAGCAGGATTGTGTCCGGCTGGACCGCGGGCGCAGGCGTGGAATGGGCCTTTGCGCAGCATTGGTCGGCGAACCTCGAGTACAATTTCTATTCGTTCGGCGACAATGCTTTCAGGCTCACGGACGCCAACGCGTTCGCGACCGGAAGCCTGAAGGACCGTATCAACACGGTCAATATTGGCCTGAACTACCGGTTCTGA
- the epmA gene encoding EF-P lysine aminoacylase EpmA — MSREPAPSPWWSPQRHADVRPFLLARAAITRALRAWFDEQGFTEVETGILQVSPGNETHLHAPATELTGADGARARRYLRTSPEFACKKLLAAGERRIFEFARVFRDRERGDLHLPEFTMLEWYRADAPYDAIMADTIVIIAHAAQATGIRQFAFRGRTADPFAEPELLTVADAFARYAGIDLLATIRDGAGDRDALAAGVQGKIRISDDDTWSDLFSKVLVEHVEPRLGQGRLTVLYEYPTPEAALARVKAGEPRVAERFEVYACGVELANGFGELTDAAEQRRRFEDEMTEKERRYGERYPLDEDFLAAVAEMPQASGVALGFDRLVMLAAGAVRIDQVVWTPPAGER; from the coding sequence ATGTCCCGCGAGCCTGCGCCTTCGCCCTGGTGGTCGCCGCAGCGGCACGCCGATGTCAGGCCGTTCCTGCTCGCGCGGGCCGCCATCACCCGCGCGCTGCGGGCCTGGTTCGACGAGCAGGGCTTCACCGAGGTCGAGACCGGCATCCTGCAGGTGTCGCCGGGCAATGAGACCCATCTGCACGCGCCGGCCACCGAGCTGACCGGCGCGGACGGGGCCCGAGCCAGGCGGTATCTGAGAACCTCGCCGGAATTCGCCTGCAAGAAGCTGCTGGCCGCCGGGGAGCGTCGCATCTTCGAGTTTGCCCGTGTGTTCCGCGACCGCGAGCGCGGCGACCTGCATCTGCCGGAATTCACCATGCTGGAGTGGTACCGGGCAGACGCGCCCTATGACGCCATCATGGCGGACACGATCGTCATCATCGCCCACGCCGCCCAGGCCACCGGGATCCGGCAGTTCGCCTTCCGTGGCCGGACCGCTGACCCGTTCGCCGAGCCCGAGCTGCTGACGGTTGCGGATGCGTTCGCCCGATACGCCGGCATCGACCTGCTGGCGACCATCCGCGACGGCGCGGGCGACCGCGACGCGCTGGCGGCGGGGGTTCAGGGCAAGATCCGGATCAGCGACGATGACACCTGGTCGGACCTGTTCAGCAAGGTGCTGGTCGAGCATGTCGAGCCGCGGCTCGGGCAGGGACGTTTGACGGTGCTGTACGAATACCCCACGCCGGAAGCCGCGCTGGCGCGGGTGAAGGCCGGCGAGCCCCGCGTGGCCGAGCGGTTCGAGGTCTATGCCTGCGGCGTCGAGCTTGCCAACGGTTTTGGCGAGCTCACCGACGCCGCCGAGCAGCGCCGCCGCTTCGAGGACGAGATGACGGAGAAGGAGCGGCGCTATGGCGAGCGCTATCCGCTCGACGAGGATTTCCTCGCCGCTGTGGCTGAGATGCCGCAGGCGAGCGGCGTCGCGCTCGGCTTCGACCGGCTGGTGATGCTGGCAGCCGGCGCTGTTCGAATCGACCAGGTGGTGTGGACGCCGCCGGCAGGTGAGCGATGA
- a CDS encoding M23 family metallopeptidase, producing MIITLAASSGGRAADAFVAPAVTVNRADWRAAMDQLRSELNAAPEVAADFALSARRRSVGADDPRRRPALTQLNGVTSAIFTGIGRSPVPVLLPFDTTAYLAARRTTAIDPAALPRFQADFQTDLFDAGPSGYDAVFSLPPEAVSGLPSRTFVKPVEIQITGSLISYDVADPAGLKGEPVKALAAVYPDLRRFIREGYVRYAFTRFGVPYVVSIQCLDSAPRPRRLACREAYPIAERFLKSLRLAGGLPARTPPDIAPVATERPLALDADFTYRPTGDIVANSGARGQSGRADRTAYSQIRFPLDSPAYVHSQSFGRRRASDKLEQPWSQYPWRDNFCEARSFNVGQCASGFGHQGQDLRPGVCPVRRDGADGCDPWRQRVLAVRDGVVIRSTRQQAVTVQVNTGTEHIRFRYMHMNPAAMDADGLLNGRMLREGEPIGVVSNYLDHPNGTTRHLHFDVQVFTRDGWIWVNPYTTLIAAYERLIGGRGSEIGPDMASSPLAISSAVSSPPATTGTLPLVASPQADAAAGHDRN from the coding sequence ATGATCATCACGCTGGCCGCGTCGTCCGGGGGACGTGCGGCCGATGCGTTCGTCGCGCCTGCCGTCACGGTCAATCGCGCCGACTGGCGCGCGGCGATGGACCAGCTGCGCTCCGAGCTCAACGCGGCGCCCGAGGTCGCCGCCGACTTTGCGCTGTCAGCACGCCGGCGCAGCGTAGGGGCCGATGATCCGCGCCGGCGGCCCGCGCTCACCCAGCTCAATGGCGTGACCTCGGCGATCTTCACGGGGATCGGACGCAGTCCGGTCCCCGTTTTGCTGCCGTTCGACACCACGGCCTATCTCGCCGCGCGCCGTACGACTGCGATCGACCCGGCAGCCCTGCCGCGCTTCCAGGCCGACTTCCAGACGGACCTGTTCGATGCCGGCCCTTCCGGTTACGACGCCGTGTTCTCGTTGCCGCCAGAGGCCGTCTCCGGCCTGCCATCGCGGACTTTCGTGAAGCCGGTCGAGATCCAGATCACCGGCTCGCTGATCAGCTACGATGTCGCCGATCCCGCTGGCCTCAAGGGCGAGCCCGTCAAGGCGCTTGCCGCTGTCTATCCCGATCTGCGCCGCTTCATCCGCGAGGGCTATGTCCGCTACGCCTTCACCCGCTTCGGCGTGCCCTATGTGGTCTCGATCCAGTGCCTCGACAGCGCGCCGCGGCCGCGGCGCCTGGCCTGTCGCGAGGCGTACCCGATCGCCGAGCGCTTCCTGAAATCGTTGCGACTGGCCGGTGGCCTGCCGGCGCGAACTCCGCCGGACATCGCGCCGGTTGCCACCGAGCGGCCGCTCGCGCTCGACGCCGACTTCACCTATCGCCCCACCGGCGACATCGTCGCCAACAGCGGCGCGCGCGGCCAGAGCGGGCGCGCCGACCGCACCGCCTATTCGCAGATCCGCTTCCCGCTCGACTCGCCGGCCTATGTGCATTCGCAATCCTTCGGCCGCCGGCGTGCGAGCGACAAGCTCGAGCAGCCCTGGAGCCAGTATCCCTGGCGCGACAATTTCTGCGAGGCGCGCAGCTTCAATGTCGGCCAGTGTGCCAGCGGCTTCGGCCATCAGGGCCAGGATCTGCGTCCCGGCGTCTGTCCGGTGCGCCGCGACGGCGCCGACGGCTGCGATCCCTGGCGGCAACGCGTGCTCGCGGTGCGCGACGGCGTCGTGATCCGCTCGACCAGGCAGCAGGCGGTGACCGTACAGGTCAACACCGGCACCGAGCACATCCGCTTCCGCTACATGCACATGAACCCCGCGGCCATGGATGCGGACGGCCTGCTCAACGGCCGCATGCTGCGTGAAGGCGAGCCGATCGGCGTCGTCTCGAACTATCTCGACCACCCCAACGGCACCACCCGCCACCTGCACTTCGACGTCCAGGTGTTCACGCGCGACGGCTGGATCTGGGTCAATCCCTATACGACCTTGATCGCGGCCTATGAGCGGCTGATCGGCGGTCGCGGCAGCGAGATCGGACCGGACATGGCGTCCTCGCCGCTTGCCATCTCGTCAGCGGTCAGCTCACCGCCAGCCACCACGGGGACGCTTCCACTCGTCGCGAGTCCCCAGGCCGATGCGGCTGCAGGCCACGACCGGAACTGA
- a CDS encoding RNA polymerase sigma factor, with product MRLKALAQLWSRGLPGGLGWADVLHEAIVRVLDGSRVWPFGVPILAFLSGVMRSICDDYWRCVRREQRLLVSRDGQGQGSSSADPIDELADPERVAVAVAGLAEVMRLFAGDPVVLKIIDGLANGLVARDICRAYGISALDYDTARRRMRRTLLRHQPNWSAP from the coding sequence GTGCGGCTGAAGGCCCTGGCGCAACTGTGGAGCCGCGGACTGCCGGGAGGGCTCGGTTGGGCCGATGTGCTGCATGAGGCGATCGTGCGCGTTCTCGACGGATCGCGCGTCTGGCCGTTTGGGGTCCCGATCCTGGCGTTTTTGTCCGGCGTCATGCGCAGCATCTGCGACGATTACTGGCGGTGCGTCCGCCGCGAGCAGCGGCTGCTCGTCAGTCGCGATGGTCAGGGCCAAGGCAGCTCATCGGCCGATCCGATCGACGAATTGGCCGACCCTGAGCGGGTGGCTGTCGCCGTCGCAGGGCTGGCCGAAGTGATGCGGCTGTTCGCGGGAGACCCAGTCGTGCTGAAGATCATCGACGGCTTGGCCAACGGGCTCGTGGCCAGGGATATCTGCAGGGCCTATGGCATCTCCGCGCTCGACTATGACACCGCCCGGCGGCGGATGCGGCGCACGCTGCTGCGCCATCAACCGAACTGGAGCGCACCGTGA